One genomic window of Fusarium keratoplasticum isolate Fu6.1 chromosome 3, whole genome shotgun sequence includes the following:
- a CDS encoding AB hydrolase-1 domain-containing protein: MSSVKPTIVFAPGAWHTADCFDVVREALHARDWTTEAVEYPSVGAEPPTKGLADDANAVRASIERLADEGKKVVLVVHSYGGLVGANAVEGLGYKQRLREGKTGGVILFVYLAAFVTPLGKSIKEMLGGQFLPWMRPEGDYVYADTPETIFYHDVEPEAQKKALDALKHQSGRVFTDTVTYEPWRDIDCFYFFCDGDQALALPIQQHMASLLGPDAASFHSQGSHSPFLSQPQEVVEGLEYAAKVGLEKTAMPQV; encoded by the exons ATGTCTTCTGTCAAGCCTACCATCGTCTTTGCCCCTGGCGCCTGGCATACTGCAGACTGCTTCGACGTTGTCCGGGAAGCACTCCACGCCCGCGACTGGACTACCGAGGCCGTTGAATACCCTTCCGTCGGCGCTGAACCACCCACCAAAGGCCTAGCTGACGACGCGAACGCTGTGCGTGCTAGTATTGAGCGTCTCGCCGATGAGGGGAAGAAAGTTGTCCTCGTTGTGCACTCATACGGCGGCCTGGTTGGCGCAAACGCAGTTGAAGGGTTGGGCTATAAACAGCGCCTGCGAGAGGGCAAGACGGGTGGGGTGATACTCTTCGTGTATCTGGCGGCTTTTGTGACGCCGCTTGGAAAAAGCATCAAGGAAATGCTTGGAGGCCAGTTTCTACCATGGATGAGGCCTGAG GGAGATTACGTTTACGCCGATACACCCGAAACGATCTTCTATCACGACGTGGAACCAGAGGCTCAAAAGAAGGCCCTTGACGCCCTGAAACACCAGTCCGGCCGTGTCTTCACTGACACCGTCACATATGAGCCCTGGCGTGACATCGATTGCTTCTACTTCTTCTGCGACGGAGATCAGGCACTGGCACTGCCAATACAGCAACACATGGCTTCGCTGCTGGGGCCTGATGCAGCAAGCTTCCATTCCCAGGGCTCTCATTCCCCGTTCCTCTCGCAGCCCCAAGAAGTGGTTGAGGGACTCGAGTATGCGGCAAAGGTTGGGCTGGAGAAGACAGCGATGCCTCAAGTCTGA